One Setaria viridis chromosome 5, Setaria_viridis_v4.0, whole genome shotgun sequence genomic region harbors:
- the LOC117857512 gene encoding uncharacterized protein encodes MGWGISRLIGLKAAVLLSVAYFFQGLGATLISFPLIYVSMIAMLVSIASHPAIDLPLLLGKASDGSFPLWSWIIFSPFLLFIHLFVLLRRFVKNEPLYTEIADGVFVGGWPSSVERLPPGDPAVIDCTCELPKSSTLSNNAYLCIATWDTRAPQPSQIESAVRWAIRKRSQNKPVYVHCAYGHGRSVCVMCSLLVALGLAEDWKAAEQMIRKKRPSISMNTLHRKSLEEWSKHLLPSSKRSAESDVSSVIHSDYKQK; translated from the exons ATGGGTTGGGGAATATCCAGGTTGATTGGACTGAAGGCTGCTGTCCTGCTTTCTGTGGCATATTTTTTCCAAGGACTAGGAGCGACCCTTATCTCATTTCCCCTCATATATGTGTCCATGATTGCAATGCTAGTCTCGATAGCTTCCCACCCAGCAATTGATCTTCCTTTACTCCTTGGCAAGGCATCTGATGGAAGCTTTCCTTTGTGGTCATGGATCATTTTTTCTCCATTTCTTCTTTTCATCCACCTGTTTGTGCTGCTACGAAGATTTGTGAAAAATGAGCCCCTGTACACTGAGATTGCAGATGGAGTGTTTGTTGGAGGATGGCCTTCTTCAGTTGAACGCCTGCCACCAGGTGACCCTGCAGTCATAGATTGCACGTGCGAGCTTCCAAAAAGCTCGACTCTATCTAATAATGCATATCTGTGTATTGCTACCTGGGATACAAGGGCTCCTCAGCCATCACAGATTGAGTCTGCGGTGCGATGGGCTATAAGAAAGCGTTCACAGAACAAACCTGTTTATGTCCACTGTGCCTATG GTCATGGCAGAAGTGTCTGTGTGATGTGTTCCCTTCTTGTTGCACTTGGATTGGCTGAAGATTGGAAAGCTGCTGAACAAATGATTCGTAAGAAGCGTCCTTCTATTAGCATGAACACTCTTCACCGCAAAAGCTTGGAGGAATGGTCGAAACATTTGCTCCCCTCCTCAAAAAGAAGTGCGGAATCAGATGTGAGTTCTGTTATCCATTCGGATTATAAACAAAAATGA